In Uranotaenia lowii strain MFRU-FL chromosome 2, ASM2978415v1, whole genome shotgun sequence, one genomic interval encodes:
- the LOC129743290 gene encoding uncharacterized protein LOC129743290, giving the protein MASSENPPGGGSPPDIIYSRSLPEWFGPQDDTIILQLSPTEGNNLPKNPFTISKSVQLDGGKIEYAKTEAKGTKYSIKVRGRKLAEKIMKLDTLIDGTPIQVTPHPQLNFVRCVVTCRDALELSETELLTELKQQNVTNVRRIKRKVQKETVNTASLVLTVAGTERPQYINFGLLRIATRPYYPTPMLCFKCLDYGHTKLRCEGNEKCPNCSQEHAGECQNRSFCHHCKNDHSALNRQCPKYIMEDQICKMQVDLRITFPEARRLYQSKNKQPSYAEISSSKSSMQDEIQKKDQVIQQLQKEIVELKATCKNLQSNFQKAKTWIQRSQSLERNRSKSQENNQSSKVNPIKIVVDQPKPDNATEVKTQQSNRSSRSLAPTETQVNRSVTPVKRLQSDSQKQTQTPQKKQATTKSSIELDNSTEIGSETEMACCSPEMFSQN; this is encoded by the coding sequence ATGGCTAGCTCGGAAAATCCCCCGGGGGGAGGTTCCCCTCCGGATATTATTTACAGTAGATCTCTACCCGAATGGTTTGGTCCTCAAGATGACACTATCATTCTTCAGTTGAGCCCAACTGAAGGCAACAATCTCCCAAAAAACCCATTTACCATAAGTAAGTCAGTCCAACTTGATGGTGGGAAAATAGAGTATGCGAAAACCGAAGCTAAAGGAACCAAATACTCCATCAAAGTTCGGGGCCGGAAGTTGGCTGAAAAGATCATGAAACTTGATACTTTGATCGACGGAACTCCAATCCAAGTTACACCTCATCCACAACTGAACTTTGTACGTTGCGTGGTTACTTGTCGTGATGCTTTAGAGCTCAGCGAAACAGAACTTTTGACGgaattaaaacaacaaaatgtaACCAACGTTCGGAGAATCAAGCGAAAAGTACAAAAAGAAACAGTTAATACCGCATCACTTGTACTTACTGTTGCAGGCACTGAAAGACCTCAGTATATCAACTTTGGACTTCTTAGAATTGCTACTCGACCGTACTACCCGACACCAATGCTTTGTTTCAAGTGCCTAGACTACGGTCATACAAAACTAAGGTGTGAAGGAAACGAAAAGTGCCCGAACTGCTCTCAGGAGCACGCTGGTGAGTGTCAAAATCGATCATTCTGTCACCATTGTAAAAACGACCATTCTGCATTAAACCGACAATGCCCCAAATACATAATGGAAGACCAAATCTGCAAGATGCAAGTGGATCTCAGAATAACTTTCCCCGAAGCTCGACGACTGTACCAATCAAAGAATAAGCAACCATCGTATGCCGAAATCAGCTCATCGAAATCTTCCATGCAAGacgaaattcagaaaaaagatCAGGTAATCCAACAGCTGCAGAAAGAAATCGTAGAACTGAAGGCAACCTGCAAAAACCTTCAATCAAACTTCCAAAAGGCCAAAACATGGATCCAAAGGTCGCAAAGCCTTGAGAGGAATCGCTCCAAAAGCCAGGAAAATAATCAAAGCTCGAAAGTAAATCCCATCAAGATCGTAGTTGACCAACCAAAACCTGACAATGCAACGGAAGTTAAGACCCAGCAATCGAATCGATCAAGTCGCTCCTTGGCACCCACCGAAACCCAAGTCAACCGTTCAGTTACTCCAGTCAAAAGACTCCAAAGTGACTCTCAAAAGCAAACACAAACGCCACAGAAGAAACAAGCCACCACTAAATCCAGCATAGAATTAGACAACTCAACTGAAATCGGATCTGAAACGGAAATGGCATGCTGTAGTCCGGAGATGTTTTCCCAAAACTAA